The Flexivirga oryzae genome has a segment encoding these proteins:
- a CDS encoding MFS transporter translates to MDQTETTAGTASLPKLTIGTLIASITACFLAQIGVSIPAVINGYINQDLHLSSTTLTWVSDAFMVPVTLLELSFGVVGDLFGRKRLLAIGSFLVCVGGLVSFFTPSGKTAILLTGQVIAGTGAAALFPTSVAMLAAGTHTVRDRAHAISVWAAALTAGGFMSPLIGGLLARLHHSGGEFASWRFAFLAMAILAVVSIAVTLLWAQESSSPHGRSLDWPGQLTVAIGIFALLFGVIQGAEDGWGSPRVVGAFVLSVVFLIAFVVVELRVDKPLIQLQLFSNRMFTVSAIVTVLGMFAYLGTAYATSIRLSAIQEYTPLKTSIGFILLNIMGVVLFPVSTKMLQKFNPGWVLAAGMALIGIGDIAMTAIPATHLGLTAIALPLLVIGAGFKIAVTAITVVAVNSVPTSKAGMASGATSMLRDFGLTLGPAIVGAIALTSAANRISDKIAASSSLQKSLSEFYAAPGHVPAAQRPEVSAAVAAVKSGPLGQNAVPSQVPGADGKMQPFNPLKDVAFHALSHGYALGYLVCAIAALVAAVIAAVLLGGRRHDHAFAPQEEVALAGTDA, encoded by the coding sequence ATGGATCAAACCGAAACCACCGCCGGCACGGCGTCCCTGCCGAAGCTGACCATCGGGACGCTGATCGCGTCGATCACCGCGTGCTTCCTGGCTCAGATCGGTGTCAGCATCCCGGCCGTCATCAACGGCTACATCAATCAGGACCTGCACCTGTCGTCGACGACGCTCACCTGGGTCTCGGACGCCTTCATGGTGCCCGTCACGCTGCTGGAGCTCTCGTTCGGCGTGGTCGGCGACCTCTTCGGTCGCAAACGACTCCTCGCCATCGGCTCGTTCCTCGTGTGCGTCGGTGGCCTGGTGTCCTTCTTCACCCCGAGCGGGAAGACCGCGATCCTGCTCACCGGCCAGGTCATCGCGGGCACCGGTGCCGCAGCCCTCTTCCCCACCTCGGTGGCGATGCTGGCCGCGGGCACCCACACGGTGAGGGACCGGGCACACGCGATCTCGGTCTGGGCGGCCGCACTGACCGCCGGCGGGTTCATGTCACCGCTGATCGGCGGGCTGCTGGCCAGGCTCCACCACAGCGGGGGTGAATTCGCCAGCTGGCGGTTCGCGTTCCTCGCCATGGCGATCCTTGCCGTCGTCAGCATCGCCGTCACCCTCCTGTGGGCGCAGGAGTCGTCCTCACCGCACGGGCGGTCACTGGACTGGCCGGGTCAGCTCACCGTCGCGATCGGGATCTTCGCGCTGCTGTTCGGCGTGATCCAGGGTGCGGAGGACGGTTGGGGCAGCCCGCGGGTGGTCGGCGCGTTCGTGCTGTCCGTCGTCTTCCTCATCGCGTTCGTGGTGGTCGAGCTGCGGGTCGACAAGCCGCTGATCCAGCTGCAGCTGTTCAGCAACCGGATGTTCACCGTGTCGGCCATCGTGACCGTCCTGGGTATGTTCGCGTACCTCGGCACGGCATACGCCACCAGCATCCGGCTGTCCGCGATCCAGGAGTACACCCCGCTGAAGACCTCGATCGGCTTCATCCTGTTGAACATCATGGGTGTGGTGCTCTTCCCGGTCAGCACCAAGATGCTGCAGAAGTTCAACCCCGGTTGGGTCCTTGCCGCCGGTATGGCGCTGATCGGCATCGGCGACATCGCGATGACCGCCATACCCGCAACACACCTGGGACTCACGGCGATCGCGCTGCCGCTGCTGGTGATCGGCGCGGGGTTCAAGATCGCCGTCACGGCCATCACCGTCGTCGCGGTCAACAGCGTGCCCACCTCGAAAGCAGGTATGGCGAGCGGCGCCACCAGCATGCTGCGTGACTTCGGGCTGACCCTCGGCCCGGCCATCGTCGGTGCGATCGCGCTCACCAGCGCGGCCAACCGGATCAGCGACAAGATCGCCGCATCCAGCTCGCTGCAGAAGTCGCTGTCGGAGTTCTACGCGGCGCCGGGCCACGTCCCGGCTGCCCAGCGTCCGGAGGTGTCCGCAGCCGTCGCCGCCGTGAAGTCGGGCCCGCTCGGCCAGAACGCCGTGCCCTCCCAGGTGCCGGGAGCGGACGGGAAGATGCAGCCGTTCAACCCGCTGAAGGACGTGGCCTTCCACGCCCTCTCCCACGGCTACGCGCTCGGCTACCTGGTCTGTGCCATCGCGGCGCTGGTCGCGGCCGTGATCGCGGCGGTGCTGCTCGGTGGGCGCCGGCACGACCACGCGTTCGCACCCCAGGAGGAGGTCGCGCTGGCGGGCACCGACGCCTGA
- a CDS encoding alpha/beta fold hydrolase: protein MKLKGTTRVTGARVAHQVDGPRDAPALLLLQGQANSHLWWQHVRPLLADRFFTITFDYRGTGDTARLQSQTGAEDGTDWSTREFAADAAHVLTALGVESACVYGTSMGGRIAQELAIARPDLVRSLVLACTTPGGRAATERSREVRLALASPDRDLRLRTTVDLFYTPDWVAEHGGYETVPRYLFGDPAMSRRDASRHLRVSAKHDAAERLSQIAAPTLIMHGAQDIFGPAVNATALGELIPGSRVWLHPTGRHGFFDEFATEVTDLVANFVQPTG from the coding sequence ATGAAACTGAAGGGGACCACCAGGGTCACCGGTGCGCGCGTCGCCCACCAGGTCGACGGGCCGCGCGACGCCCCCGCGTTGCTCCTGCTGCAGGGTCAGGCGAATTCGCACCTGTGGTGGCAACACGTCCGGCCGCTGCTCGCCGACCGGTTCTTCACGATCACCTTCGACTACCGCGGCACCGGTGACACCGCCCGGTTGCAGAGCCAGACCGGCGCCGAGGACGGAACCGACTGGTCCACCAGGGAGTTCGCCGCCGACGCGGCACATGTGCTCACCGCGCTCGGTGTCGAGAGCGCCTGCGTCTACGGCACGTCGATGGGCGGCCGGATCGCCCAGGAGCTGGCGATCGCGCGTCCCGACCTGGTCCGCAGCCTGGTGCTCGCCTGCACCACCCCGGGTGGCCGAGCTGCCACCGAGCGCAGCCGCGAGGTGCGCCTGGCGCTCGCGAGTCCGGACCGCGACCTGCGGCTGCGCACCACGGTCGATCTGTTCTATACACCGGACTGGGTGGCGGAGCACGGCGGCTACGAAACCGTGCCCCGCTACCTGTTCGGTGACCCGGCGATGAGCCGCCGTGACGCCAGTCGTCACCTACGGGTGAGTGCGAAACACGATGCGGCGGAGCGCCTTTCGCAGATCGCCGCACCCACGCTGATCATGCACGGCGCGCAGGACATCTTCGGGCCGGCCGTGAACGCGACAGCGCTGGGCGAACTCATCCCGGGCAGCCGGGTCTGGCTGCACCCGACCGGCCGGCACGGCTTCTTCGACGAGTTCGCGACCGAGGTGACGGACCTGGTCGCGAACTTCGTCCAGCCCACCGGCTGA
- a CDS encoding ATP-binding protein yields MDPVIEALRATLAADPQNHAVRSHLAKVLLDDGQPMEALTEAATVLAATPADVPMLRLATAAADAAGEVERAAGYRRLADALDPPAEGPGPAETPESPAPATAPGPATPAVVPDTADEIIDGWDDTDAVAEPDFGELSRAEVTLDDVGGLADVKKRLRMSFLAPMHNPELRAQFGKSLRGGLLLWGPPGCGKTFIARALAGELGANFYEVGLADVLDMYLGNSERNLHGIFEYARRNTPCVLFFDEIDALGQKRSQLQHSGGMRGVVNQLLTELDGASTSNDGLFVLAASNHPWDIDSALVRPGRFDRRVLVLPPDQEAREAILGLHLRDKPQDRVDLKKLARATSGFSGADLALVCEQAIEGAMESSLESGSLQPITQRGLQDAIRHTSSSIGEWLETARNYALYSNDTGVYDDLAAYLKRRKA; encoded by the coding sequence ATGGACCCAGTGATCGAGGCTCTGCGCGCGACGCTCGCCGCGGACCCGCAGAACCACGCCGTACGCAGCCACCTCGCGAAGGTCCTGCTCGACGACGGGCAACCCATGGAGGCGCTGACCGAGGCCGCAACAGTCCTGGCCGCCACACCCGCCGACGTGCCGATGCTGCGGCTGGCGACGGCAGCCGCCGACGCCGCGGGGGAAGTGGAGCGCGCGGCCGGCTACCGGCGGCTCGCCGACGCCCTCGACCCTCCCGCCGAGGGGCCCGGTCCAGCCGAGACACCCGAATCACCAGCGCCCGCAACGGCCCCCGGGCCGGCCACGCCTGCCGTCGTACCCGACACAGCCGACGAGATCATCGACGGGTGGGATGACACCGACGCCGTCGCCGAACCCGACTTCGGTGAACTCAGCCGCGCCGAGGTCACCCTCGACGACGTCGGCGGGTTGGCCGATGTCAAGAAGCGGCTGCGGATGTCGTTCCTGGCGCCGATGCACAACCCGGAGTTGCGCGCCCAGTTCGGCAAGTCGCTGCGTGGCGGGCTCCTGCTGTGGGGGCCGCCGGGTTGTGGGAAGACGTTCATCGCCCGCGCGCTCGCCGGCGAACTCGGCGCCAACTTCTACGAGGTCGGCCTCGCCGACGTACTCGACATGTACCTCGGCAACAGCGAACGCAACCTGCACGGCATCTTCGAATACGCCCGCCGCAACACGCCGTGCGTACTGTTCTTCGACGAGATCGACGCACTCGGGCAGAAGCGCTCGCAGCTGCAGCACAGCGGCGGGATGCGCGGCGTCGTCAACCAGTTGCTGACCGAGCTGGACGGTGCGTCCACCTCCAACGACGGGCTGTTCGTGCTCGCCGCCAGCAACCACCCGTGGGACATCGACTCGGCACTGGTCCGGCCGGGCCGGTTCGACCGGCGGGTGCTGGTGTTGCCGCCCGACCAGGAGGCGCGGGAAGCGATCCTGGGTCTGCATCTGCGGGACAAGCCGCAGGACCGTGTCGATCTGAAGAAGCTCGCGCGCGCCACGAGTGGTTTCTCCGGTGCCGATCTGGCGCTCGTGTGTGAGCAGGCGATCGAGGGTGCGATGGAGTCGTCCCTGGAGTCGGGAAGCCTGCAGCCCATCACCCAGCGCGGGTTGCAGGACGCGATCCGGCACACCAGCTCCAGCATCGGCGAATGGCTAGAGACCGCAAGGAATTACGCGCTCTACAGCAACGACACTGGCGTGTATGACGACCTCGCGGCTTACCTGAAGCGCCGCAAAGCCTGA
- a CDS encoding tetratricopeptide repeat protein, with product MSVMNEAVQRGRALLALGRPQEAQAHFRQALVSDPGNADLHQALGQALLAQDRYADARTALTRSVAAEPDSAFSLLLLSGAEAGLGNRSAALEAARAALRLVPLSPQVHHQIGALLLNSGQSLEALPWLLKARELDPMFARAATSLAIVYLQLRRYDEARTQIQEALQLEPNDPSAHFVNGLIETAAGGSRQGVRAHREALRLDPTNPVNRAGLVEALKNRNAAYRALVRYGAWRESLTPGNRKLLAFAPMFAVVLLRPFSHTTVGTALIGCLLFLVYLSWAVDPMSNLALCVGNHRNLLEPPVRRSAILFGVYFVAALGCVVWGVLAGPPEPFVVAVIFAIWSIVAGFAHQTLPRFRRTVVAAHAVGVMLLAGLCYLAATGSTAFNGAVVLVGLVGGAVGLLEIVPAIRAAAGRTAA from the coding sequence ATGAGCGTGATGAACGAAGCGGTGCAGCGCGGTCGTGCGCTGCTCGCGTTGGGGCGACCACAGGAGGCCCAAGCCCACTTCCGGCAGGCGCTCGTCAGCGACCCGGGCAACGCGGACCTGCACCAGGCGCTCGGGCAGGCGCTCCTGGCGCAGGACCGGTATGCCGACGCGCGCACGGCGCTCACCCGATCGGTCGCCGCCGAGCCGGATTCGGCGTTCTCGTTGTTGCTGCTCAGTGGCGCCGAAGCCGGTCTCGGCAACCGGTCGGCGGCGCTGGAGGCCGCCCGGGCCGCGCTCCGCCTGGTGCCGCTCAGTCCGCAGGTCCACCACCAGATCGGCGCGCTGCTGCTCAACAGCGGGCAGTCCCTCGAAGCACTCCCCTGGCTGCTCAAGGCCCGTGAGCTGGATCCGATGTTCGCCCGCGCGGCCACCTCGTTGGCCATCGTCTACCTGCAACTGCGCCGGTATGACGAGGCGCGCACCCAGATCCAGGAGGCGCTGCAGCTGGAGCCGAATGATCCGTCGGCGCATTTCGTCAATGGTCTGATCGAGACCGCGGCGGGCGGCTCACGGCAGGGTGTGCGCGCGCACCGGGAGGCGTTGCGGCTGGATCCGACCAACCCGGTCAACCGCGCCGGACTGGTCGAGGCGCTGAAGAACCGCAACGCCGCCTACCGCGCGCTGGTGCGCTACGGCGCCTGGCGCGAGTCACTCACCCCCGGCAACCGCAAACTGTTGGCGTTCGCGCCGATGTTCGCGGTCGTTCTGCTGCGACCGTTCAGCCACACCACCGTCGGCACCGCGCTCATCGGCTGCCTGCTCTTCCTGGTCTACCTGTCCTGGGCGGTGGACCCGATGTCCAACCTGGCGTTGTGCGTCGGCAATCACCGCAACCTGCTGGAACCGCCGGTACGCCGGTCGGCGATCCTCTTCGGCGTCTACTTCGTGGCCGCGTTGGGCTGCGTGGTTTGGGGTGTGCTGGCCGGCCCGCCCGAACCTTTCGTCGTTGCAGTCATTTTCGCGATCTGGTCGATCGTCGCCGGTTTCGCGCACCAGACCCTGCCGCGTTTCCGGCGAACCGTGGTCGCGGCACACGCCGTTGGCGTCATGCTCCTCGCCGGGCTGTGTTACCTCGCAGCGACCGGCAGCACCGCGTTCAACGGTGCGGTCGTGCTCGTCGGCCTGGTCGGCGGAGCGGTGGGGCTGCTGGAGATCGTTCCCGCCATACGGGCGGCAGCCGGCCGAACCGCCGCCTGA
- a CDS encoding tetratricopeptide repeat protein yields the protein MPGAEAVLRHTDALLSLKRPHEAERLLRPALLHEPENASLHLQLSRALAAQGNLEQAREEARRSLAIVPGDVRALLQLSAIEAARGDRPAALHAARRAVANAPNSAAAHCQVGAVLINSGSAQDALFELRKARGLSPEYLNGATTLALAHLQLRQYGEARTQVADALRLDPSDPDAHRVAGLIEAVDGGSRDALAASREAMRLDPLDALNREAFAEALKSRNPVYRFARRHTRRERSHGRIVRSLRIYAAALVLFLIAEFVPRAAVGSSIVAGLLVFALWSIDPASSLVVYLSGHRDVLTTTVRRSVLGYFALCAIGVGSVVWGLIAGHPEPLWAGVVAGIWAIAAGHAHRALPELLPWLTAVHVIGGALVLVTCVLAASGGEAFVQTAVIVGLGGLVAWFGEILDWRTISAGGES from the coding sequence ATGCCCGGGGCCGAGGCTGTGTTGCGGCACACCGATGCATTGCTCTCACTCAAACGACCCCATGAGGCGGAACGGCTGCTTCGCCCCGCCCTCTTGCACGAACCAGAGAACGCGTCTCTGCATCTACAACTCTCCCGGGCGCTGGCCGCGCAGGGCAATCTCGAACAAGCCCGCGAGGAGGCGAGGCGCTCACTGGCCATCGTGCCCGGCGATGTTCGCGCATTGCTGCAGCTCAGCGCCATCGAGGCAGCTCGAGGCGATCGACCGGCTGCGTTGCATGCCGCCCGCCGAGCCGTCGCAAATGCACCGAACAGCGCAGCGGCGCACTGCCAGGTCGGCGCCGTCCTGATCAACAGCGGAAGTGCGCAGGATGCCTTGTTCGAGTTGCGCAAAGCTCGTGGACTGAGCCCCGAATACCTCAACGGCGCCACGACGTTGGCGCTCGCGCACCTGCAGTTACGTCAGTATGGCGAGGCGCGCACTCAGGTCGCCGACGCGCTACGGCTCGACCCGAGCGACCCGGACGCGCATCGCGTTGCGGGTCTGATAGAAGCCGTTGACGGCGGATCCCGAGACGCGCTCGCCGCGAGCCGCGAGGCGATGCGGCTCGACCCGCTCGACGCACTCAACCGGGAGGCCTTCGCCGAAGCACTGAAATCACGAAATCCGGTCTACCGCTTCGCTCGTCGCCACACGCGACGGGAACGGTCGCACGGGCGGATCGTGCGGTCACTGCGGATCTACGCGGCGGCGCTCGTGCTTTTCCTCATCGCGGAGTTCGTGCCACGCGCGGCGGTCGGGTCGAGCATCGTGGCAGGGCTGTTGGTCTTCGCGCTGTGGTCGATCGATCCGGCGTCGAGTCTCGTGGTCTACCTGAGCGGCCATCGAGACGTTCTGACGACCACGGTGCGACGCTCGGTCCTCGGCTACTTTGCACTCTGCGCGATCGGGGTCGGGTCCGTCGTCTGGGGCCTCATCGCTGGACATCCGGAACCCTTGTGGGCGGGCGTCGTCGCGGGCATCTGGGCGATCGCCGCCGGCCACGCGCATCGCGCCCTGCCGGAGCTTCTCCCATGGCTCACCGCCGTGCACGTGATTGGTGGGGCGCTTGTGCTCGTCACGTGTGTGTTGGCAGCATCCGGCGGTGAGGCGTTCGTCCAGACCGCGGTGATCGTGGGACTCGGCGGTCTCGTCGCCTGGTTCGGCGAGATCCTCGACTGGCGTACGATCTCGGCTGGCGGCGAGTCGTAG
- the thrS gene encoding threonine--tRNA ligase — protein sequence MSAGQAAPTAAVGRRVEQATTGTELFGDDRTIVAMKVEGELQDLFREIPAGALVEPVPVDSPDGLNVLRHSTAHVLAQAVQQVNPDAKLGIGPPITDGFYYDFDVETPFTPEDLKALEKAMQRIINEGQTFHRRDISDDDARVELASQPYKLELIGLKSKAGDAAEGADAEVGEGGLTIYDNVRRDGSVAWGDLCRGPHLPSTKIIGNAYKLMRSAAAYWRGSEKNPQLQRIYGTAWPTKNEMKAYLDRLAEAEKRDHRKLGAELDLFSFPEELGSGLPVFHPKGGVIKREMEDYVRRRHIEEGFQYVGTPHISKDGLFHTSGHLPYYADTMFPGMTLEGAEYRLKAMNCPMHNLIFSSRGRSYRELPLRFFEFGSVYRYEKSGVVHGLTRVRGMTQDDSHSYVTAEQAPDEIRHLLNFVLSLLRDFGLDDFYLELSTRETEGDKKDKFIGSDEQWETATAILEQVATESGLELVPDPGGAAFYGPKISVQARDAIGRTWQMSTIQYDFNQPHRFGLEFQASDGSRQEPVMIHSAKFGSIERFLGVLVEHYAGAFPVWLSPVQVLGVPVAEEFAPYLSGVLDQLREKGVRVELDESDDRFPKKIRNASKSKVPFVLIAGEEDRSAGAVSFRFRDGSQRNGVPVADAISEIEAAIRDKAQV from the coding sequence GTGTCAGCAGGTCAAGCCGCACCCACCGCCGCCGTAGGCCGACGGGTCGAGCAGGCCACGACGGGCACGGAGCTGTTCGGCGACGACCGCACCATCGTGGCGATGAAGGTCGAGGGGGAGTTGCAGGACCTGTTCCGGGAGATCCCCGCCGGTGCGCTGGTCGAGCCGGTGCCGGTCGACTCACCCGACGGGCTGAACGTGCTGCGGCACTCGACCGCGCACGTGCTCGCGCAGGCGGTGCAGCAGGTCAACCCGGACGCCAAGCTGGGCATCGGACCGCCGATCACCGACGGTTTCTACTACGACTTCGACGTCGAGACCCCGTTCACGCCCGAGGACCTCAAGGCCCTCGAGAAGGCGATGCAGAGGATCATCAACGAAGGCCAGACGTTCCACCGCCGGGACATCAGCGACGACGATGCCCGTGTCGAACTCGCCTCGCAGCCCTACAAGTTGGAGCTCATCGGGCTGAAGTCGAAGGCCGGGGACGCGGCCGAGGGCGCCGACGCGGAGGTCGGTGAGGGCGGCCTGACGATCTACGACAACGTGCGCCGTGACGGGTCGGTCGCGTGGGGTGACCTGTGTCGCGGGCCGCACCTGCCCTCGACCAAGATCATCGGCAACGCCTACAAACTGATGCGTTCGGCGGCCGCCTACTGGCGTGGGTCGGAGAAGAACCCGCAGCTGCAGCGCATCTACGGCACCGCGTGGCCGACCAAGAACGAGATGAAGGCCTACCTGGACCGGCTGGCCGAGGCGGAGAAGCGCGACCACCGCAAGCTGGGCGCCGAGCTGGACCTGTTCAGCTTCCCCGAGGAGCTCGGGTCGGGGCTGCCGGTCTTCCACCCCAAGGGTGGCGTGATCAAGCGCGAGATGGAGGACTACGTCCGCCGCCGGCACATCGAGGAGGGCTTCCAGTACGTCGGGACGCCGCACATCTCCAAGGACGGCCTGTTCCACACCAGCGGCCACCTGCCCTACTACGCGGACACCATGTTCCCGGGTATGACGCTGGAAGGCGCCGAATACCGCCTCAAGGCGATGAACTGCCCGATGCACAACCTGATCTTCTCCTCGCGCGGCCGGTCCTACCGCGAACTGCCTTTGCGCTTCTTCGAATTCGGGTCCGTCTACCGCTACGAGAAGTCGGGCGTCGTGCACGGACTGACCCGGGTGCGGGGTATGACGCAGGACGACTCGCACTCCTACGTGACCGCCGAGCAGGCGCCCGACGAGATCCGGCACCTGCTGAACTTCGTGCTGTCGCTGCTGCGCGACTTCGGGCTGGACGACTTCTACCTGGAGCTGTCGACCCGGGAGACCGAGGGCGACAAGAAGGACAAGTTCATCGGGTCCGACGAGCAGTGGGAGACCGCGACCGCGATCCTGGAGCAGGTCGCCACCGAGTCCGGGCTGGAGCTGGTCCCGGACCCGGGCGGCGCCGCGTTCTACGGGCCGAAGATCTCCGTGCAGGCGCGCGACGCCATCGGCCGCACCTGGCAGATGTCGACCATCCAGTACGACTTCAACCAGCCGCACCGCTTCGGGCTGGAGTTCCAGGCCTCCGACGGCAGCCGGCAGGAGCCGGTGATGATCCACTCGGCGAAGTTCGGGTCGATCGAGCGCTTCCTCGGTGTGCTGGTCGAGCACTACGCGGGGGCGTTCCCGGTGTGGCTGTCACCGGTGCAGGTCCTCGGCGTGCCGGTGGCCGAGGAGTTTGCGCCATACCTCTCCGGTGTGCTGGATCAGTTGCGGGAGAAGGGTGTTCGGGTGGAGTTGGACGAGTCCGACGACCGCTTCCCGAAGAAGATCCGCAACGCCAGCAAGTCGAAGGTGCCGTTCGTGCTGATCGCCGGTGAGGAGGACCGCTCGGCCGGCGCCGTGTCGTTCCGCTTCCGCGACGGCTCGCAGCGCAACGGTGTGCCGGTCGCCGACGCGATCAGCGAGATCGAAGCAGCCATCCGCGACAAGGCACAGGTCTGA
- a CDS encoding protein kinase domain-containing protein, with amino-acid sequence MTDADETTASSPRFGHYLLHEIIGTGGMGQVARATDTRLGRDVALKVMHPSTATDDEYRARFKREAAIVARLTDPHVIPIHGFGEIDGRLYLDMRLVEGRNLAQLLDRGQLEVSRTLDLLSQIGDALDSAHRAGLVHRDVKPSNILVDPRGFAYLVDFGIASSVSQQDLTATGQVVGSASYMAPERLQVGTHPDARSDVYSLACVLYQGLTGRKPFVADDQVQLIAAQLHEPPPSLRRYRNDLPDSLDHVVRAGMAKDPSQRPATAPALMDAARSAMRQPRSVATPAPPSPQVINATQPILRHPSGQPNRPGPQPNPVHETTRMNPAPGYRSGPAGRPAAGMQAPGIPAARTGAPRALWVTAIVLGLIFVVVVAWAIAIS; translated from the coding sequence GTGACCGACGCCGACGAGACGACCGCGTCTTCGCCGCGGTTCGGCCACTACCTGCTGCACGAGATCATCGGCACCGGCGGGATGGGCCAGGTCGCCCGCGCGACCGACACCCGGCTGGGCCGGGACGTCGCGCTGAAGGTGATGCACCCGTCCACCGCCACCGACGACGAATACCGCGCCCGGTTCAAACGGGAGGCCGCGATCGTCGCGCGGCTCACCGACCCGCACGTGATCCCGATCCACGGGTTCGGCGAGATCGACGGCCGGCTCTACCTCGACATGCGGTTGGTCGAAGGGCGCAACCTGGCGCAGCTGCTGGACCGGGGGCAGCTGGAGGTGTCGCGCACGCTGGATCTGCTGAGCCAGATCGGCGACGCGCTCGACTCGGCGCACCGGGCCGGACTGGTGCACCGGGACGTCAAACCGTCCAACATCCTGGTCGACCCGCGGGGCTTCGCCTACCTGGTCGACTTCGGCATCGCCTCCAGCGTCAGCCAGCAGGACCTGACGGCGACCGGGCAGGTCGTCGGGAGCGCGTCGTACATGGCGCCGGAACGGTTGCAGGTCGGCACGCACCCGGACGCCCGCAGCGACGTCTATTCGCTGGCGTGCGTGCTCTACCAGGGGCTGACCGGCCGCAAGCCGTTCGTCGCCGACGACCAGGTGCAGCTCATCGCGGCGCAGCTGCACGAGCCGCCGCCGTCGCTGCGCCGTTACCGCAACGACCTGCCCGACTCCCTGGACCACGTGGTGCGGGCCGGTATGGCGAAGGACCCCTCCCAGCGCCCGGCGACCGCGCCCGCGCTGATGGACGCCGCGCGGTCGGCGATGCGCCAGCCGCGCTCGGTCGCGACCCCCGCGCCCCCGTCGCCGCAGGTGATCAACGCGACCCAGCCGATCCTGCGGCACCCGTCCGGTCAGCCGAACCGGCCGGGGCCGCAACCGAACCCGGTCCACGAGACGACCCGGATGAACCCCGCGCCGGGTTACCGGTCCGGCCCGGCGGGACGGCCGGCGGCAGGGATGCAGGCACCGGGTATACCGGCGGCCCGCACCGGCGCACCGCGGGCGCTGTGGGTCACCGCGATCGTGCTGGGGCTGATCTTCGTGGTCGTGGTCGCGTGGGCGATCGCGATCAGCTGA
- a CDS encoding cytochrome P450 translates to MNATTSIRRWVAQRLLSTAAAGRTSGLAGLPVLPKRLTMPLRRDGMDPLPALGKMRDAEPIHRMRRVFGINVWLVSGYDEAKTVLADTSSYSTDIRPFMGIDTDARIGGLGFTDPPEHTRLRKILTPEFTVRRLARLQPVIDRVVSERLDAMDAAGPVVDLVHEFAFPIPFLVICELLGLPIEDREPFRKLGHARFDISGGGADVFGAMSESRAFLQEIVNRQRVEPGDGLIGQIIRELGDEVSDEDLGGLADGVFTGGYETSASMLSLGTLALLRDPESYALAGQRDRVDDVVAELMRYLSVVQITFPRFAKHDIELEGKQIKKGDVLIVSLSAANRDEKMGPDTELLNPNVDRPSHLGFGHGFHRCVGAELARMELRSAFLGLVDRFPQLALAIPPEQLTFRDLSIVYGVEALPVRLRPAAEAQATA, encoded by the coding sequence GTGAACGCGACGACCTCGATCCGTCGGTGGGTTGCGCAACGACTGTTGTCCACGGCGGCCGCCGGGCGCACCTCCGGATTGGCCGGGCTGCCGGTGCTGCCCAAGCGGCTGACCATGCCGTTGCGTCGCGACGGGATGGACCCCCTGCCGGCACTGGGCAAGATGCGCGACGCCGAGCCGATCCACCGGATGCGGCGGGTGTTCGGCATCAACGTGTGGCTGGTCAGTGGGTATGACGAGGCGAAGACCGTCCTGGCCGACACCAGCAGCTACAGCACCGACATCCGCCCCTTCATGGGTATCGACACCGACGCCCGCATCGGTGGCCTCGGTTTCACCGACCCGCCCGAGCACACCCGGTTGCGCAAGATCCTCACACCGGAGTTCACCGTGCGCCGGCTCGCCCGCCTGCAGCCGGTCATCGACCGGGTGGTCAGCGAGCGGCTGGACGCCATGGACGCGGCCGGCCCGGTGGTCGACCTGGTGCACGAATTCGCCTTCCCCATCCCGTTTCTCGTCATCTGCGAGCTGCTCGGCCTGCCGATCGAGGACCGTGAGCCGTTCCGCAAACTGGGGCACGCCCGGTTCGACATCTCCGGTGGCGGCGCCGACGTGTTCGGTGCGATGTCGGAGTCGCGGGCGTTCCTGCAGGAGATCGTCAACCGGCAGCGGGTGGAGCCCGGCGACGGCCTGATCGGGCAGATCATCCGCGAACTCGGCGACGAGGTCAGCGACGAGGACCTCGGCGGGCTCGCCGACGGGGTCTTCACCGGCGGCTACGAGACGTCGGCCAGCATGCTGTCGCTCGGGACGCTGGCGTTGCTGCGTGACCCGGAGAGCTACGCCCTGGCGGGTCAGCGAGATCGCGTCGACGACGTGGTCGCCGAGCTGATGCGTTACCTGTCGGTGGTGCAGATCACCTTCCCCCGCTTCGCCAAGCACGACATTGAGCTGGAGGGCAAGCAGATCAAGAAGGGCGACGTGCTGATCGTCTCCCTGTCCGCTGCCAACCGCGACGAGAAGATGGGCCCGGACACCGAGCTGCTCAACCCGAACGTCGACCGCCCCTCGCACCTGGGCTTCGGGCACGGCTTCCACCGCTGCGTCGGCGCGGAGCTGGCGCGCATGGAGCTGCGGTCGGCGTTCCTCGGGTTGGTCGACCGGTTCCCGCAACTCGCTCTCGCCATACCCCCTGAGCAGTTGACGTTCCGCGACCTGTCGATCGTGTATGGCGTGGAGGCGCTTCCCGTCCGACTGCGCCCCGCGGCCGAGGCGCAAGCCACCGCATGA